CGCGCATGACGCTGCGCAGCGGCTCCATCTCGTCGCCGGTCAGGTAGAGCTGCGACTGGGCGAGTGTGCTGCGCAGGAGGCGCTGCCCCACCGGGTGCCGCTCGGTGTGGTACGTGTCGAGCAGGCCGTCGGGGGCCCAGCCGTTCACCGTGGCGGCGAGCTTCCAGCCGAGGTTCACGGCGTCCTGGACGCCGACACTCAGGCCCTGCGCACCGGCCGGGACATGGATGTGAGTCGAGTCTCCGGACAGTAGCACCCGGCCGCGCCGGTACTCGCAGGCCTGGCGGGTGGTGTTGGTGAAGGCGCTCACCCAGCGCACGTCGGCATGGTGGACGGACTGGCCGGTCAGCTGCTCCCAGGAGTCGGCGACCTCGGTGAATGTCACCTGACCGTTCTCGCGCGGTGGCTGGCCGTCCGGGTGGATGATGATCCGGTCCACACCCTCCTCCAGCCGGATCGCCATCACCATGCCGCCCGGCACCCGTTCACCGACCGGCCGCGGGCGGATGTCGCAGCCGGCGATGTCCGCCACGTACATGCCCCGGGTGGCGGGGATGCCCGGGAAGTCGATGCCTGCCAGCCGGCGCACGGTGCTGCGGCCCCCGTCGCATCCGACGAGATACTGGGCCGTCATCTCGCTTCGGCCCTGAGGCCCCTCGGTCACGACCACGATGCCGTCGTCGCTCTCGCGGAAGTCGACGACCTCGTAGCCGCGCTGCATCGATGCGCCCAGGCCGGTCACCCAGGCTTCGAGCATCGCCTCGATGCGGTACTGCGGGACACCGCGTATGCCGAAGTGGATGTCGTCGAGCTTGTCGAAGTCGACGCGCACGCCACCGAAATGTCCTTGGTTGCCGATTTCGATCTCGCCCAGGCCCTCCAGCAGCCCGCGCTGGTCGAAGACTTCGTACGCGCGCCGCGTGAAGCCGACTCCGCGCGATTCCCCACTGGGGGCGGCTCGCTGCTCGCAGACGACGACATCCACTCCCCAGAGCTTTAGCTCACCGGCAAGCATCAGTCCGACTGGTCCGGCACCGGCGATGATGACACCAGTTCCCATTTCTTTGTCCTCCCGGCTGAGATACATAACTCCAAGAGTGGCCGTCATCGGATTGTGGAGCAACCAGCCGAATGACCAAGGGTGTTCAAGTGCTTCTTTTCCGCACTTGAACACAACGAGTCGCGGTTACGGTCATGTTCGGGAATTGCACTGCCTGTACGCGTTCCCGACGGCGACACCCTGCCGGAATACTTCTGACACAGCCGACCGGTACATCAGCCTGAAAAGGAGCAGCCACGATGTCTGCCGTTCCCCCGCAGAAGCTCACCACGTTCTGGGCGTTCGAGAAGGACGCCGAGGAGGCCGTGACGTTCTACACGTCGGTGTTCGAGGACTCCAAGGTGCTCCACACCATTCGCGCGCGCGCCGATGAGCCCGGCTGGACCGAGGGGACCCTGCAGCACGCCATCTTCTCGCTCGGCGGCCAGCAGTTCATGTGCATCAACATTCCGCCGGCCGGAGCCCGCGGTCACGATCACGCTCCATGGGACACGTACCGCTTCTCCGGCGCGACGGCGACCTACGTCCAGTGCTCCAGCGACAGCGAGTTCGACCGGCTCTTCTCCGCACTCTCCGAGAAGGGCGAGGTCGTCATGCCGGTCGGCTCCTACGGGTTCAGCGCCAAGTTCGCGCTGGTCGAGGACCGGTTCGGGATGTCGTGGCGCCTCAACCTGTCCGCCCCCGCATCAGCCGGCCGGCCGTAGTCATGATCCTGGTGACCGGAGCAACCGGCCACGTGGGGCGGCACATCGTGAGCGGGTTGCTCGAGGCGGGCGGGAAGGTACGGGCCCTGAGCCGCAATCCCGGCAGCCGCCCCTGGCCGGCCGGGGTGGAGGTCGTTCCCCGCGACCTCAAGCAGCCGGGGACCCTGGCGGCCGCGCTCGGCGGCGTCGAGAGCATGTACCTCTTCCCTGTGTTCGGCGCGGTCCCCGAAGCGGTCGAAGCCGCGCGGCGGGCGGGGGTCAAGCATGTGGTGATGCTGTCCTCGCAGGCCATTGAGTACTCGGAAGGAGAACCGCACCAGGCGTGCGAGGAAGCGGTGAGCGCCTCCGGGATGTCCTGGACGTTCGTTCGCACCGGCGCCCTCATGGTCAACGACCTCCACTGGGCAGGGCAGTTCGCCGGTGAAGGAGTGGTGCGCGGCGCGTACGGAATGTCGCCCCTGGCCCCCATCGACGAACGCGACATCGCCGCGGTGGTGGTGAGGTCCCTGCTCGACCCCCGGTCCGGCACGGTGCACACGGTCACCGGCCCGCAGTCACTGACCCAGGTCGAGCGGGTAGGGATCGCGAGCCGGGTCCTCGGCCGTACGGCCCGGTTCGAGGAACTGCCCCGCGAACACGTACGGCAGCAGATGACCGCCCATTTGCCGCCCGCCCTGGTGGACGAACTGCTCGACCACCGGGCCTCGCTGGTGGGCACCACCGCCGAGGTGCTGCCCACGGTCGAGCGGGTCACGGGGCGCGCGCCCTACACGTACGCCGAATGGCTCGCCTACCACGAGGCGGACTTCCGCCCCGCAGGACAGGCCGCCGACGGGCACTGACCCTCATTTCCCCGAGCACTGTGAGGCGTTGACTGTGGATTCATTTGTGTACGAGGGCACGGGCGCCCCCGACGGCGCCCGCCGGCCCGTGATCGGCATCAGTGCCGCCACGACATCGATCAAGGTCGCGATCTT
This window of the Streptomyces sp. SLBN-118 genome carries:
- a CDS encoding FAD-dependent monooxygenase, whose protein sequence is MGTGVIIAGAGPVGLMLAGELKLWGVDVVVCEQRAAPSGESRGVGFTRRAYEVFDQRGLLEGLGEIEIGNQGHFGGVRVDFDKLDDIHFGIRGVPQYRIEAMLEAWVTGLGASMQRGYEVVDFRESDDGIVVVTEGPQGRSEMTAQYLVGCDGGRSTVRRLAGIDFPGIPATRGMYVADIAGCDIRPRPVGERVPGGMVMAIRLEEGVDRIIIHPDGQPPRENGQVTFTEVADSWEQLTGQSVHHADVRWVSAFTNTTRQACEYRRGRVLLSGDSTHIHVPAGAQGLSVGVQDAVNLGWKLAATVNGWAPDGLLDTYHTERHPVGQRLLRSTLAQSQLYLTGDEMEPLRSVMRELAQIPEAANALAGMVSGLEVRYDVGASGHPLLGRRLRPDRELRLADGTRTKAVELLHRGRGVLIDAGPAGEAGKLAAPWSDRVDAVAATWVPVEGAPGQPAVESVLVRPDGHVIWVAPEGGDLEEALRRWFGAAGAGAQSRDPEAVTAAS
- a CDS encoding VOC family protein gives rise to the protein MSAVPPQKLTTFWAFEKDAEEAVTFYTSVFEDSKVLHTIRARADEPGWTEGTLQHAIFSLGGQQFMCINIPPAGARGHDHAPWDTYRFSGATATYVQCSSDSEFDRLFSALSEKGEVVMPVGSYGFSAKFALVEDRFGMSWRLNLSAPASAGRP
- a CDS encoding NAD(P)H-binding protein, giving the protein MTGATGHVGRHIVSGLLEAGGKVRALSRNPGSRPWPAGVEVVPRDLKQPGTLAAALGGVESMYLFPVFGAVPEAVEAARRAGVKHVVMLSSQAIEYSEGEPHQACEEAVSASGMSWTFVRTGALMVNDLHWAGQFAGEGVVRGAYGMSPLAPIDERDIAAVVVRSLLDPRSGTVHTVTGPQSLTQVERVGIASRVLGRTARFEELPREHVRQQMTAHLPPALVDELLDHRASLVGTTAEVLPTVERVTGRAPYTYAEWLAYHEADFRPAGQAADGH